A portion of the Microlunatus phosphovorus NM-1 genome contains these proteins:
- a CDS encoding DUF2510 domain-containing protein: MSAAGWYPDPGGVPGRYRYWDGSTWTNQVTSQPTGPGTNQPNPSGTGDSGIPATPKAGSGRRWLVALIAAAIALVVIIVLAVRGLDGVISGVPGVPGGQPSDNVCPRPEADSSPTPQPNDGRVHSGPLSYPKLPAPWGEPTVADDVPFGRDVQQQFVQTERTSKLNWGAAVMVGELLAGDGFFAPKDGAEIVLRCVTGTFYGDAEVTRHDTKSQAMKIDGHDAWIMESDLSFAIPELEATNELLTVVIIDLGNGTAGLFASSVPGNAPQYNEPARRAMQSLRVN, from the coding sequence GTGAGCGCAGCCGGCTGGTATCCCGATCCCGGCGGTGTGCCGGGTCGGTATCGCTATTGGGACGGCAGCACCTGGACTAACCAGGTCACCTCGCAGCCCACGGGACCCGGCACGAACCAACCGAACCCGTCCGGCACTGGAGACAGCGGAATCCCGGCGACCCCGAAGGCGGGCTCCGGTCGGCGGTGGCTGGTCGCGCTCATCGCTGCCGCCATCGCGTTGGTCGTGATCATCGTGCTGGCCGTCCGCGGGCTCGACGGGGTGATCTCCGGAGTGCCCGGGGTCCCCGGTGGCCAGCCGAGCGACAACGTCTGCCCGAGACCGGAGGCCGACAGTTCCCCCACCCCCCAGCCGAACGACGGCCGCGTCCACAGTGGCCCGCTCTCCTACCCGAAGCTGCCGGCACCGTGGGGAGAGCCGACCGTCGCCGACGACGTCCCGTTCGGCCGCGACGTGCAGCAGCAGTTCGTGCAGACCGAGCGAACCTCGAAGCTGAACTGGGGTGCCGCGGTGATGGTCGGCGAACTACTGGCCGGAGACGGCTTCTTCGCCCCGAAGGACGGCGCCGAGATCGTGCTGCGGTGCGTCACTGGGACCTTTTACGGCGACGCCGAGGTCACCCGGCACGACACCAAGAGCCAGGCCATGAAGATCGACGGGCACGACGCCTGGATCATGGAGTCCGACCTGAGCTTCGCCATCCCCGAGCTGGAGGCCACCAACGAACTGCTCACGGTGGTCATCATCGATCTCGGCAACGGCACGGCCGGCTTGTTCGCCTCGTCCGTCCCTGGCAACGCCCCGCAGTACAACGAACCTGCCCGCCGAGCGATGCAGAGTCTGCGGGTGAACTGA
- a CDS encoding IclR family transcriptional regulator has product MSLSPAADAVLKILVLLARQVEPVPAATVAAALGLPRSTTYRLLGSLVEQGFVSYLPEEKRYGLGVVAFELGSSYSRQMPLRRVAQPVLTRLVSATRENAHLAVLHGSDVYYVIEQRAPRRRALVTDVGVRLPATLTASGLAILSVLSPAQVRAVYPDAGALVERAGHGPTTLPELRDLLHGVRERGYALEDNLITEGLASVGVPVLDRTGYPVAGISVTFEAARVDAERRARLVEAVQRAASTLNRRLGG; this is encoded by the coding sequence ATGTCTCTCTCGCCGGCAGCCGATGCGGTTCTGAAGATCCTGGTGCTGCTGGCCCGGCAGGTGGAGCCGGTGCCCGCCGCGACCGTGGCCGCTGCTCTCGGGTTGCCGCGCTCGACGACCTACCGCTTGCTCGGTTCCCTGGTGGAGCAGGGATTTGTCAGCTATCTGCCGGAGGAGAAGCGGTACGGCCTCGGTGTCGTCGCCTTTGAGCTCGGCTCGAGCTACTCGCGGCAGATGCCGCTCCGTCGGGTGGCCCAACCGGTCCTCACCCGGTTGGTGAGTGCGACCAGAGAGAACGCTCATCTGGCGGTGCTGCACGGCTCGGACGTCTACTACGTGATCGAACAGCGTGCCCCGCGGCGACGCGCACTGGTGACCGACGTCGGCGTACGGCTGCCGGCCACGCTGACCGCCTCGGGTCTGGCGATCCTGTCGGTGTTGTCGCCGGCCCAGGTCCGGGCCGTCTATCCCGATGCCGGAGCCCTCGTCGAGCGTGCCGGTCATGGTCCCACCACTCTCCCGGAGCTGCGCGACCTGCTCCATGGCGTGCGGGAGCGTGGCTACGCGCTCGAGGACAACTTGATCACCGAAGGTTTGGCCTCGGTCGGCGTGCCGGTGCTGGACCGGACCGGCTATCCCGTGGCCGGCATCTCGGTGACCTTCGAAGCCGCTCGAGTCGACGCGGAACGCCGGGCGCGCCTGGTCGAGGCGGTGCAGCGAGCCGCCTCGACTCTGAATCGCCGCCTCGGTGGCTGA
- the hutH gene encoding histidine ammonia-lyase, whose translation MPTQTLNPTDTITVGLGPVSFDEVVAVARHDARVQIHPDALAEIRRTRAVIEALADDPQPHYGVSTGFGALATRHIPIASRTQLQRSLIRSHAAGSGPEVEREVVRALMLLRLSTLATGRTGVREVVAQTYVNLLNAGITPVVHEYGSLGCSGDLAPLAHCALAVMGEGTVRDQDGVLRPAAEALAAAGLEPVVLAEKEGLALINGTDGMLGMLILALADLDTLVTTADVTAAMSVEGQLGTDDVFAEDLHRLRPHPGQLASATNLRKIMVRSAIRESHRTDNCTRVQDAYSLRCSPQVAGGARDTMAHARTVASIELASAIDNPVVTLDGRVESNGNFHGAPIAYVLDFLAIVVADLASISERRTDRFLDKTRSHGLNPFLADDPGVDSGHMIAQYTQAAIVSELKRLAAPASVDSIPSSAMQEDHVSMGWSAARKLRRAIDGLTRVLAIELLTAARGIELRAPLTPSPATGAVITALRAAGAPAPGPDRWLAPEIETAVTFVSTGGAVAAAEAITGPLN comes from the coding sequence ATGCCCACACAGACCCTGAACCCCACCGACACCATCACCGTCGGTCTGGGTCCGGTCAGCTTCGACGAGGTCGTCGCGGTGGCTCGGCACGATGCCCGGGTGCAGATCCACCCCGACGCGCTGGCCGAGATCCGCCGGACCCGGGCCGTGATCGAGGCCTTGGCCGACGACCCGCAACCGCACTACGGCGTGTCCACCGGCTTCGGCGCGCTCGCCACCAGGCACATCCCGATCGCCAGTCGCACCCAGCTGCAGCGCAGTTTGATCCGCTCCCACGCCGCCGGATCGGGTCCCGAGGTGGAGCGCGAGGTGGTCCGTGCGCTGATGCTGCTCCGGCTCTCCACCTTGGCCACCGGGCGCACGGGTGTCCGCGAGGTCGTCGCCCAGACCTACGTAAACCTGCTGAACGCGGGCATCACACCGGTCGTGCACGAGTACGGCAGTCTGGGCTGCTCCGGCGACCTCGCCCCCTTGGCCCACTGCGCACTGGCGGTGATGGGCGAGGGCACGGTCCGCGATCAGGACGGCGTGCTGCGGCCTGCCGCCGAGGCTCTCGCTGCGGCCGGCCTCGAACCCGTCGTGCTGGCCGAGAAGGAAGGCCTGGCGCTGATCAACGGCACCGACGGCATGCTCGGCATGTTGATCTTGGCGCTGGCAGATCTGGACACCCTGGTCACCACGGCGGATGTGACCGCCGCCATGAGCGTGGAGGGGCAACTCGGCACTGACGACGTGTTCGCCGAGGATCTGCACCGGCTCCGGCCCCATCCCGGCCAGCTGGCCTCGGCCACCAACCTGCGGAAGATCATGGTCCGAAGTGCCATTCGAGAGAGCCACCGCACCGACAACTGCACCCGGGTGCAGGACGCGTACTCACTGCGTTGCTCACCTCAGGTCGCCGGCGGCGCCCGCGACACCATGGCGCACGCCCGTACGGTGGCGTCGATCGAGCTGGCCTCCGCGATCGACAACCCCGTCGTCACCCTGGACGGACGGGTCGAGTCCAACGGCAACTTCCACGGCGCACCGATCGCGTACGTGCTGGACTTCCTCGCCATCGTGGTCGCAGATCTGGCCAGCATCTCCGAACGCCGCACCGACCGGTTCCTGGACAAGACTCGCAGCCACGGCCTGAATCCCTTCCTGGCCGACGATCCAGGCGTCGATTCCGGCCACATGATCGCCCAGTACACCCAGGCGGCGATCGTCTCCGAGCTCAAGCGGCTCGCAGCGCCGGCCTCGGTCGACTCCATCCCCAGCTCGGCGATGCAGGAGGACCATGTGTCGATGGGCTGGTCCGCGGCCCGCAAGCTCCGCCGCGCGATCGACGGGCTGACCCGGGTGCTGGCCATCGAACTGCTCACCGCCGCCCGTGGCATCGAGTTGCGCGCGCCGCTCACTCCAAGCCCGGCGACCGGAGCGGTGATCACTGCCCTGCGCGCCGCCGGTGCCCCCGCTCCCGGTCCAGATCGTTGGCTCGCTCCCGAGATCGAGACTGCCGTCACCTTCGTCTCCACCGGCGGCGCCGTTGCAGCCGCCGAGGCCATCACCGGCCCGCTCAACTGA
- a CDS encoding pyridoxal phosphate-dependent aminotransferase: MSPVEAPATNHPPTSRYKATRVGSTAPTVFAEMSALAVATGSVNLGQGFPDSDGPAFMLEEAERAIASGINQYPPARGIPALRRAIVEHSHRHYGLAYDPETEVTVTAGATEALAATFMAFVDPGDEVIALEPFYDSYSASVEMAGGHIVGVGVFGPDFVLDLDELRAAVSPRTKMILVNSPHNPTGAVLNRTELTAIAALATEHDLLVVCDEVYEHLLFDDVEHLPLATFPGMRERTIRISSAGKTFSATGWKIGWAMGPAQLITEIVAVKQFLTFASGAPFQPAIARALDEGDAWVTAARLELQGKRDRLAAGLRSVGLEPALPKGTYFMTTDVRPLGYADGLEFCRDIPHRCGVVAIPHQVFYARTDAGKPYVRWAFCKSDPVLDEAVRRLVSLS; encoded by the coding sequence ATGTCCCCGGTCGAAGCCCCCGCCACGAACCACCCGCCGACGTCGAGATACAAGGCCACCCGGGTCGGCTCCACCGCTCCCACGGTCTTCGCCGAGATGTCGGCGCTGGCGGTCGCCACCGGATCGGTCAACCTCGGGCAGGGATTCCCGGACTCCGACGGACCCGCGTTCATGCTCGAAGAGGCCGAGCGGGCTATCGCCTCAGGCATCAACCAGTACCCACCGGCGCGTGGCATCCCCGCCCTGCGACGAGCCATCGTCGAGCACAGCCACCGCCATTACGGGCTGGCCTACGACCCTGAGACCGAGGTGACCGTCACTGCCGGGGCAACCGAAGCGCTGGCGGCGACCTTCATGGCCTTCGTCGACCCCGGTGACGAGGTGATCGCGCTCGAACCGTTCTACGACTCCTACTCGGCGTCCGTCGAGATGGCTGGCGGACACATCGTGGGCGTGGGCGTCTTCGGCCCGGACTTCGTCCTCGACCTCGACGAACTCCGGGCAGCAGTGAGCCCGCGGACCAAGATGATCCTGGTGAACTCGCCGCACAATCCCACCGGTGCAGTGCTGAACCGGACCGAGCTCACCGCGATCGCCGCGCTGGCGACCGAACACGATCTGCTGGTGGTCTGCGATGAGGTCTATGAGCATCTGCTCTTCGACGACGTCGAACACCTGCCATTGGCGACCTTCCCGGGCATGCGGGAGCGGACGATCCGGATCTCCTCGGCCGGCAAGACCTTCTCGGCCACAGGCTGGAAGATCGGCTGGGCGATGGGACCGGCTCAGCTGATCACCGAGATCGTCGCGGTGAAGCAGTTCTTGACCTTCGCGTCCGGGGCACCCTTTCAACCAGCGATCGCCCGGGCGCTGGACGAGGGCGATGCCTGGGTCACCGCAGCTCGCCTGGAGCTGCAGGGCAAGCGAGACCGGCTGGCCGCCGGGCTGCGCTCGGTCGGGTTGGAGCCTGCGCTCCCCAAGGGGACCTACTTCATGACCACCGACGTACGACCGCTCGGGTACGCCGACGGGCTGGAGTTCTGCCGCGACATCCCGCACCGCTGCGGAGTGGTGGCCATCCCGCACCAGGTGTTCTATGCCCGCACCGACGCCGGCAAACCGTACGTCCGCTGGGCCTTCTGCAAGTCTGACCCGGTGCTCGACGAGGCAGTCCGTCGGTTGGTCTCGCTCAGCTGA
- a CDS encoding SHOCT domain-containing protein yields MPLGRRAGRPGLIGTAARTAVIAGTAQATAGAISHRQQNRYAQQQADAQAQADAQAAAEQARFDAAVQQAAAQQVAAQQAPAPAPAPVAAPAPAGGGDDLLGQLQQLAQLQAAGVLTPEEFAAAKAKLLG; encoded by the coding sequence ATGCCTCTCGGTCGTCGAGCAGGTCGCCCTGGTCTGATCGGTACCGCCGCCCGGACCGCCGTCATCGCCGGCACCGCGCAAGCCACCGCCGGCGCCATCTCTCATCGCCAGCAGAACCGGTACGCGCAGCAGCAGGCCGATGCACAGGCCCAGGCCGACGCCCAGGCCGCCGCCGAACAGGCCAGGTTCGACGCCGCTGTGCAGCAAGCCGCCGCGCAGCAGGTGGCGGCCCAGCAAGCGCCTGCGCCAGCGCCGGCACCCGTGGCCGCACCCGCACCCGCGGGCGGCGGTGACGACCTGCTCGGGCAGCTCCAGCAGCTCGCTCAGCTGCAGGCCGCCGGTGTGCTCACCCCGGAGGAGTTCGCGGCCGCCAAGGCCAAGCTGCTCGGCTGA
- a CDS encoding class E sortase → MAQSLKDDRADTERAPSAQGVRRRVSVLTVVGTLLLVAGVGCLGWVAWQYFGTNITSEKAFQQETTQLREVWERPAKQDAGSADGEIAPTVIPGDAIALLRIPAFGEDYEVPILSGTDLSILNRGVGHYTSTALPGEIGNFAVAGHRVTHGEPFKRLLELNKGDKVIVETRDRIYTYVMDGSPRNLTVQDTETWVLDPSPHEPGAEPTKAVMTLTTCQDLFHSPDRSVGFAHLAKTADK, encoded by the coding sequence GTGGCACAGTCCTTGAAGGATGATCGCGCCGACACCGAGCGGGCGCCGAGCGCTCAGGGCGTGCGCCGGAGGGTGTCGGTGCTGACCGTTGTCGGGACCCTGCTGCTGGTCGCCGGCGTCGGGTGCCTGGGCTGGGTGGCCTGGCAGTATTTCGGCACCAACATCACCTCGGAGAAGGCGTTCCAGCAGGAGACGACCCAGTTGCGCGAGGTCTGGGAGCGGCCGGCCAAGCAGGACGCTGGGTCAGCAGACGGCGAGATCGCCCCGACGGTGATCCCTGGCGACGCGATCGCCCTGCTGCGCATCCCCGCGTTCGGGGAGGACTACGAGGTGCCGATCCTCTCGGGCACGGACTTGTCGATCCTCAACCGCGGGGTCGGTCACTACACCAGCACGGCGTTGCCCGGTGAGATCGGCAACTTCGCCGTCGCCGGGCACCGGGTGACCCACGGCGAGCCGTTCAAGCGCCTGCTGGAACTGAACAAGGGCGACAAGGTCATCGTCGAGACCCGCGACCGGATCTACACCTACGTGATGGACGGTTCGCCGCGGAATCTGACGGTCCAGGACACCGAGACCTGGGTGCTGGACCCAAGCCCACACGAACCCGGCGCGGAGCCGACCAAGGCCGTGATGACACTGACCACCTGTCAGGATCTGTTCCACTCCCCGGATCGCTCCGTCGGCTTCGCCCACCTGGCCAAGACCGCCGACAAGTAA
- a CDS encoding DUF6325 family protein, with the protein MTVDSYGPADLYVVAFPEDHVPAAVRQALLDTLASGVITLLDLTLIRKSADGGVQLIEIENLGDEFDLTVIDATSTGLIGDEDVDGIVAELEPGTSALAILLENTWARQLAGAVLGSGAIVLAAERIPAAVVNEVAELAGLGEESVPA; encoded by the coding sequence ATGACAGTGGACAGTTACGGCCCGGCGGATCTGTATGTCGTGGCCTTCCCCGAGGATCACGTGCCGGCCGCAGTCCGGCAGGCGTTGCTCGACACCCTGGCCAGCGGGGTCATCACCCTCCTCGACCTGACCCTGATCAGGAAGTCCGCCGATGGCGGTGTCCAGCTGATCGAGATCGAGAACCTCGGCGACGAGTTCGACCTCACGGTCATCGATGCGACCAGCACCGGCCTGATCGGCGACGAGGACGTCGACGGCATCGTGGCAGAGTTGGAGCCCGGCACCTCAGCACTTGCCATCCTGCTCGAGAACACCTGGGCTCGCCAGCTCGCCGGCGCTGTCCTCGGCTCCGGCGCCATCGTGCTCGCCGCTGAACGGATCCCAGCCGCTGTGGTCAACGAGGTGGCCGAGCTCGCCGGTCTCGGCGAAGAGTCCGTCCCGGCCTGA
- a CDS encoding sugar porter family MFS transporter has protein sequence MAHGASASESLLPPLTDGPHKKRLGLVAIIATFGGLLFGYDTGVANGAERPMQHEMGLSDLQVGVVLSSLVFAAAFGALICGKVADAIGRRTTIIILAVTFFCGTAIVVTSQGFTMLVLGRILLGLAVGGASAVVPVYLAEMAPFEIRGSLAGRNELMIVVGQLAAFVVNAIIAQLFGHQPGVWRIMFSICALPAIVLFFGMLRMPESPRWYVEKGRNEEALAVLKTIRSDERAEAEFAEVSHVAEEEHEQASKALGLRAVLSNKNLVYILLIACGLGIAQQFTGVNAIMYYGQRMLAEAGFNESMIGWVNIAPGVIAVIGGTTALYLMDRINRRTNFLWGLGLTALSHLFIVIGMAMFPVGNPLRPWVFLVLIVFMIGSIQLFLNLAVWVYLSEVFPLHMRGIGMGVSVFVLWVANGVIALNVPSVVAALGMGLFVIFAVANAISFLFVLKFVPETRGRTLEELEERVTDGSIFHSIGNKG, from the coding sequence ATGGCACACGGCGCATCAGCCAGTGAATCGTTATTGCCACCGCTCACCGACGGGCCGCACAAGAAGCGCCTCGGCCTCGTCGCCATCATCGCCACCTTCGGTGGCCTGCTCTTCGGCTACGACACCGGAGTGGCGAACGGCGCCGAGCGTCCGATGCAGCATGAAATGGGCCTCAGTGACCTCCAGGTAGGCGTCGTCCTCAGCTCACTTGTGTTCGCAGCAGCCTTCGGAGCGTTGATCTGCGGGAAGGTCGCCGACGCGATCGGCCGCCGGACCACCATCATCATCCTGGCTGTGACGTTCTTCTGCGGGACAGCGATCGTCGTCACCTCGCAGGGCTTCACCATGCTGGTTCTCGGTCGTATCCTGCTGGGTCTCGCGGTCGGCGGAGCCTCGGCGGTCGTCCCTGTCTACCTGGCCGAGATGGCTCCGTTCGAGATCCGCGGCTCGCTCGCGGGACGCAACGAGCTGATGATCGTGGTCGGTCAGCTGGCAGCCTTCGTCGTCAACGCGATCATCGCGCAGCTGTTCGGCCATCAGCCGGGAGTCTGGCGAATCATGTTCTCCATCTGCGCACTGCCGGCGATCGTCTTGTTCTTCGGCATGCTGCGGATGCCGGAATCGCCGCGCTGGTACGTCGAGAAGGGACGGAACGAGGAAGCTCTCGCCGTGCTGAAGACCATCCGGTCCGACGAACGGGCGGAGGCCGAGTTCGCTGAGGTCTCCCACGTCGCGGAGGAGGAGCATGAGCAGGCGAGCAAGGCGCTCGGCCTGCGCGCCGTGCTCTCCAACAAGAACCTGGTTTACATCCTGCTGATCGCCTGTGGTCTCGGCATTGCCCAGCAGTTCACCGGCGTGAATGCGATCATGTACTACGGCCAGCGGATGCTCGCCGAGGCTGGCTTCAACGAGTCGATGATCGGGTGGGTGAACATCGCCCCCGGCGTCATCGCGGTGATCGGTGGCACGACCGCCCTGTATCTGATGGACCGGATCAACCGCCGGACCAACTTCCTCTGGGGTCTCGGTCTCACCGCACTGTCGCACCTGTTCATCGTCATCGGGATGGCGATGTTCCCGGTGGGCAACCCACTCCGTCCCTGGGTGTTCCTGGTGCTGATCGTGTTCATGATCGGCTCGATCCAGCTGTTCTTGAACCTCGCTGTCTGGGTGTACCTGTCCGAGGTGTTCCCGCTGCACATGCGCGGCATCGGCATGGGCGTCTCGGTGTTCGTGCTCTGGGTCGCGAATGGCGTCATCGCGCTCAACGTGCCGTCTGTTGTCGCGGCCCTGGGCATGGGCCTGTTCGTCATCTTCGCGGTGGCGAACGCCATCTCGTTCCTGTTCGTCCTGAAGTTCGTGCCCGAGACCCGGGGTCGTACGCTCGAAGAGTTGGAGGAACGGGTCACCGACGGCTCGATCTTCCACTCCATCGGCAACAAGGGGTAG
- the pyrE gene encoding orotate phosphoribosyltransferase — MSPAENSTAETSPAENSTGETSAAQSDQDRVSLIEAVKDLAVVHGTVTLSSGKTADYYVDLRRVTLDGAAAPVVGRVMRELVADWDFDAVGGLTLGADPVATSMLHAAAAAGGRLDAFVVRKAEKAHGLQRRIEGAEVAGRPVLAVEDTSTTGGSVLTAVEALREAGANVVGVAVIVDRGTGAQEKIEAAGLPYRYALSLADLDLA, encoded by the coding sequence GTGAGCCCAGCAGAGAACAGCACAGCAGAGACCAGCCCAGCAGAGAACAGCACCGGCGAGACCAGTGCCGCACAGAGCGATCAGGATCGTGTGTCCCTGATCGAGGCCGTCAAGGATCTGGCCGTGGTGCACGGCACCGTCACCCTGTCCAGCGGCAAGACCGCCGACTACTACGTCGATCTCCGCCGGGTGACGCTGGACGGAGCCGCGGCCCCGGTGGTCGGTCGGGTGATGCGCGAGTTGGTCGCCGACTGGGACTTCGATGCGGTGGGCGGCCTCACCTTGGGGGCTGATCCGGTGGCCACCTCGATGCTGCATGCCGCGGCAGCCGCCGGTGGCCGGCTGGACGCCTTCGTGGTCCGCAAGGCGGAGAAGGCGCACGGACTGCAGCGCCGGATCGAGGGTGCCGAGGTCGCCGGGCGACCGGTGCTCGCCGTGGAGGACACCAGCACCACCGGCGGCTCCGTGCTGACCGCGGTCGAGGCGCTCCGCGAGGCAGGGGCGAACGTGGTCGGGGTCGCGGTGATCGTCGATCGCGGCACCGGTGCCCAGGAGAAGATCGAGGCGGCGGGACTGCCGTACCGGTATGCGCTCTCCCTGGCAGATCTCGATCTGGCGTGA
- a CDS encoding ATP-binding protein codes for MEDQATSPTVVSSPDGRSFRLRTSTDEGLRASDYVTIADGTGAEHLGYVESVDEVTETTTYATGSILPGPTTPAPFRSGAARRSDPSAVADFFTSAGASLTVGNLVDDPAVPVGLIPKRLNRHTFWCGQSGSGKTYALGVALEQILLHTRLPMVIFDPNSDFVRFGETLPHVQPEIAEQIAARGVRVLRHGSGPDSLRARIRTMDTAARGAMLRLDPVLHRNEFNAMVRFTPTGPIRSPQELAAGLARSDDPSAQALARHLENIGLFDWDIWALEETAATDVIDERPAATVLDLGSLERQEEQLAIALSVLNDLWQRREERRPLLLVIDEAHNLCSPDLESLLGRAVRDRIIQIAAEGRKYGLWLLLSTQRPSKVHAGIVSQCDNLTLMRMNSPQDLADLGDLFGFVPRQLLAQSARFRQGEALLAGGFVPAPTLTKIAARMTVEGGIDVRVPMP; via the coding sequence ATGGAAGACCAGGCCACCTCGCCAACGGTCGTGTCGTCACCGGATGGCCGATCATTCCGACTACGGACCTCCACCGACGAGGGCCTGCGCGCCAGCGACTACGTGACGATCGCCGACGGCACCGGGGCCGAGCACCTCGGCTATGTGGAATCGGTCGATGAGGTGACCGAGACCACCACGTACGCGACCGGCTCGATCCTGCCCGGACCGACCACCCCGGCGCCCTTTCGGTCCGGGGCCGCGCGACGCAGCGACCCGTCCGCGGTGGCGGACTTCTTCACCTCTGCCGGGGCCTCGCTGACTGTCGGCAACCTGGTCGACGACCCTGCCGTCCCGGTCGGCTTGATCCCCAAGCGATTGAACCGCCACACCTTCTGGTGTGGGCAAAGCGGCTCGGGCAAGACGTACGCGTTGGGTGTCGCTCTGGAGCAGATCCTGCTGCACACCCGGCTGCCGATGGTGATCTTCGATCCGAACAGCGACTTCGTACGCTTTGGCGAGACACTCCCCCATGTCCAGCCAGAGATCGCCGAGCAGATCGCGGCGCGTGGCGTCCGGGTGCTCCGGCACGGCTCAGGACCGGACTCGTTGCGAGCTCGGATCCGCACCATGGACACCGCGGCCCGCGGCGCCATGCTGCGCCTGGACCCGGTGCTGCATCGCAACGAGTTCAACGCCATGGTCCGCTTCACCCCGACCGGCCCGATCCGGAGCCCGCAAGAGCTGGCAGCCGGGCTGGCCCGCTCGGATGACCCCAGCGCCCAAGCGCTCGCTCGGCACCTGGAGAACATCGGCCTGTTCGACTGGGACATCTGGGCGCTGGAGGAGACCGCGGCCACCGACGTGATCGACGAGCGACCCGCGGCCACCGTGCTCGACCTCGGCAGCCTGGAGCGACAGGAGGAGCAGCTCGCCATCGCCCTCAGCGTGCTGAATGACCTGTGGCAGCGGCGGGAGGAGCGCCGGCCACTGCTGCTGGTGATCGATGAGGCACACAATCTGTGCTCGCCCGATCTGGAGTCACTGCTCGGGCGCGCGGTGCGCGACCGGATCATCCAGATTGCGGCGGAGGGCCGCAAGTACGGGCTGTGGCTGCTGCTGTCGACCCAACGCCCGTCGAAGGTCCATGCAGGCATCGTCTCGCAATGCGACAACCTCACCTTGATGCGGATGAACTCTCCCCAGGACCTCGCTGACCTGGGCGATCTCTTCGGTTTCGTGCCGCGCCAACTGCTCGCCCAGTCGGCCCGGTTCCGGCAGGGCGAGGCCCTGCTGGCCGGCGGTTTCGTCCCGGCACCGACTCTCACCAAGATCGCGGCCCGGATGACCGTGGAGGGCGGCATCGACGTCAGGGTGCCCATGCCCTGA
- a CDS encoding LemA family protein: MGTAITLIIVLLVIVAVIALVAMSAYNGFVKSRNLIQESWRQVDVELNRRYELIPNLVETVRAYAAHERNTLEDITRLRSQAQQLSQAEGGLPTQQRADVEAALSGAVRNLIVSVEAYPDLKSNTNFLELQRQLAETEDRIANGRRYYNANVRVYNTKVESVPTNIVANIFKFEKATYFEVNDPEVRQAPNVSFGEIAYRGDPQQAPQHPQQGQLPQQGFGPGHGGGNALPNPPQQQYGQQQYAPPPQQYQQQQYNQPPQQYGQAPQQQYGQPQYGQQPPQQQYGQPPQQQYGQPPQQQYAPPPYGQQPGQQYAPPAQSGYVPPSYGQSPAQPAQGYVPPQTGPQSGQPTAQSASSAQSAPQSPESAPPSSPESAPPSYQPPSSGQPSESGDSGGSRGYQPPSTT; encoded by the coding sequence ATGGGTACAGCCATCACCCTGATCATCGTTCTGTTGGTGATCGTGGCGGTCATCGCGCTGGTCGCGATGAGCGCTTACAACGGCTTTGTGAAGTCCCGGAACCTGATCCAGGAGTCCTGGCGCCAGGTCGATGTCGAGCTCAATCGTCGCTATGAGCTGATCCCGAACCTGGTCGAGACGGTTCGGGCCTATGCCGCGCACGAACGCAACACCTTGGAGGACATCACCCGGCTGCGGAGCCAAGCTCAACAGCTGTCCCAGGCCGAGGGCGGGTTGCCGACCCAGCAGCGTGCCGACGTCGAGGCCGCACTGTCCGGCGCGGTCCGCAATCTGATCGTCAGCGTCGAGGCTTACCCGGACCTCAAGAGCAACACCAACTTCCTCGAGCTGCAGCGTCAGTTGGCCGAGACCGAGGACCGGATCGCCAATGGACGGCGTTACTACAACGCCAATGTGCGGGTCTACAACACCAAGGTCGAGTCGGTGCCGACCAACATCGTTGCGAATATCTTCAAGTTCGAGAAGGCGACCTACTTCGAGGTGAACGACCCGGAGGTCCGGCAGGCACCGAACGTCAGCTTCGGCGAGATCGCCTATCGCGGCGATCCCCAACAGGCTCCGCAGCATCCGCAGCAGGGTCAGTTGCCGCAGCAGGGCTTCGGTCCGGGACACGGCGGTGGAAACGCGCTGCCCAACCCGCCGCAGCAGCAATATGGCCAGCAGCAGTACGCGCCGCCGCCCCAGCAATACCAGCAGCAGCAGTACAACCAGCCGCCGCAGCAGTACGGGCAGGCCCCGCAGCAGCAGTATGGCCAGCCCCAGTATGGCCAGCAGCCTCCGCAGCAGCAGTACGGGCAGCCTCCGCAGCAGCAGTACGGGCAGCCTCCGCAACAGCAGTACGCGCCGCCGCCGTACGGGCAGCAGCCTGGCCAGCAGTACGCGCCGCCGGCCCAGTCCGGCTATGTCCCGCCGAGCTACGGGCAGTCCCCGGCGCAGCCGGCCCAGGGCTATGTCCCGCCGCAGACCGGGCCGCAGTCTGGCCAGCCCACCGCTCAGTCGGCCTCCTCCGCTCAGTCGGCACCGCAATCTCCGGAGTCGGCGCCGCCCTCCTCGCCGGAGTCGGCGCCGCCGAGTTATCAGCCCCCGAGCAGTGGGCAGCCGAGCGAGTCGGGTGACTCAGGTGGATCGCGGGGTTACCAACCGCCGAGCACCACATGA